The genomic DNA TATCTTGATCCAACCTTGAGCAGGGATACCCATACATGATCAACATGTTCCATGATTATCTTATCCGTGTTTTTTTATTCTTACTATAACTTTTAAAAACCAACTAATCTCAAGCATAATGACACACTTCTATAAATACAAAAGGGTACAGAGATGTGACTATTGGAGAATGGATGTAGAGTTTTATTCATATAACTATTTTTTGGTTTCATAACTAACTTCAAACAGTTATAACTATCTACTATTAACTACCTATAACAAATATAACTAAAAAAATGCATCGAAATTTTGGTGTTCCTCTTCATATTGCattataaatgaaaaatatgcTTAACCAAACTTATGAATTAGACGATAAATAAAGCCAAAATGCAATCTTGATAGATTCTAATATAATAACAAACTTGGAACAACCGGAAATAACGTTCAGAGTTCAATATGATAAGgaaatttcataaataaaaaCTTAGGAAATTGGATTGCAAGATCGAATGCAGCATCCATGCCATAAAAAAGATGCACATCATCACTTCTCCTGTAATATTATAGCATTTTTCTGTAAGAAATGCATAACTTAACAAATGAACCCAATGACTAATATTAATATTTACCATTTTGATCTTCTTACTGAAAGATTTGCAAGATCATGGGGTCTTTGAACTCTCAACCTGATCAAATGACTAAAATGTGTACGTTTAGTCAATCATGTTAAAATATATTCCAAAATATGCAATCACAGTAATTTATGAAAGAAATGTCATACCTCTGACAAATCAAGGGTAGGGAAATCTACATGATTGGAGGATTCAGAATTCGACATGGAATATATGTTTGAATCATACATGTCTTGCGCTTTGATGATAAAATTTGCAGAAACATCTATGGCTGCATGAACTTCAACAACAGCAAAATTTTATTTCCCGTCCATGTCATGCAGAGATGCAGGAAATACTTTAGCAGCGACCTCTTCCTGTTTTAGTAATTAAGTCATACAAAAATTTAGTCTGTATTGGAAACAATTTATAATCTggaaataaatttttttaaaaaaattgctTGAACCTTTGTTTGCTTCAAATAAAGATGTGAAGCGGAGCATCCTATGAGCCGTTTCACAACACGATCCATGAGAAGAATGCTACATGAGAAAGATTGATCTAAAACAACAGCCTTAACACTGAATCTGTGagtgaaaaaaatattaaataatttacaTTTCATAATCAAAATATATTGTACAAAccaaatatttaatatattatttccTATGTGTCAATACCTTTTTTCAGCCACAGAAAAAGTGCGATTACATTTACCACATTTAAATCTATtcccaacttcaacaacttctaAATGACATTTGCTACATGAATATGAAAACCAAGGATGTCCTTCCTCCAACTTAGTAATTGTGAAACCATAATATAATTTTTTCTGCAATTGATCATTTTAAGGATAATGTTAAAAATGAAAAGTATATTgcatataattcaaagataatgctcttaaattgctGTCAAAAAATAATTAACCTCAACACTGCCAGCAAAATTACCAATTAAAATTTTCAGGTTTATTAACTCATAAGGAGATGCCAATATTAAAGCATAGCTATTATCTGCATCATCCCTCGGCGGCTTGCAGCCTTCAAGTTCAAGCCTACACATGATATGATGTACATATGATATACAATCTGGACAAAATATGGAAAATGAGTAAAAGTTTATAAGATTGTACATGTTTCTCATCTCAATTACACAGTCATCATCAAGATTGAAATATACTTTCGAGGATGCCAAGCTGCTGATTTG from Apium graveolens cultivar Ventura chromosome 5, ASM990537v1, whole genome shotgun sequence includes the following:
- the LOC141660952 gene encoding uncharacterized protein LOC141660952; translated protein: MAKFFNDQYEKYDHEENVIVILTSAKLGTYNDTLQISSLASSKVYFNLDDDCVIEMRNMLELEGCKPPRDDADNSYALILASPYELINLKILIGNFAGSVEKKLYYGFTITKLEEGHPWFSYSCSKCHLEVVEVGNRFKCGKCNRTFSVAEKRFSVKAVVLDQSFSCSILLMDRVVKRLIGCSASHLYLKQTKEEVAAKVFPASLHDMDGK